One Brassica napus cultivar Da-Ae chromosome C4, Da-Ae, whole genome shotgun sequence genomic region harbors:
- the LOC111212013 gene encoding putative B3 domain-containing protein At4g03170, producing the protein MASSTQDEEAHHSKEEPELIDLNKEAKHEDDDKIVASESETREAKKQKVEQEVKDANQEEQSRGGTMMVPSTTTTPTSLTQEEAKAKEEEDDSEQTLRFLSRWKAPETPPEKIIYPSLVEQCSRPIQKQLTTSDVKQNKLSQSGLSLSNSQVRKKFQQLLEESGENERRFSVYGPDGKVHEIWLGKEKSSFGLTIGWWRFVVEYWLKEWCNFVTVWMFRHRDTQRICLAIDVTTFAFRKQVSKRISDAAFEDSD; encoded by the coding sequence ATGGCGTCTTCAACGCAAGACGAAGAAGCCCACCACAGCAAGGAAGAACCGGAGCTTATTGACCTGAACAAAGAAGCCAAACACGAAGACGATGACAAGATCGTGGCCTCAGAGTCAGAGACAAGGGAAGCAAAGAAACAGAAAGTGGAACAAGAAGTCAAAGATGCTAATCAAGAAGAACAAAGCAGAGGAGGGACGATGATGGTGCCTTCAACGACGACAACACCAACAAGCTTAACTCAAGAAGAAGCAAAGGCAAAGGAAGAGGAAGACGACTCAGAACAAACCTTGAGGTTTCTAAGCCGATGGAAAGCTCCGGAGACTCCACCTGAAAAGATCATTTACCCCAGCCTAGTCGAGCAATGCAGCAGACCGATCCAAAAGCAGCTGACGACGAGCGACGTGAAACAGAACAAGCTGTCTCAGTCTGGGCTGTCTTTATCGAACTCGcaagtgaggaagaagtttcagCAGCTTCTCGAAGAATCAGGGGAAAACGAGAGAAGGTTTTCGGTATACGGACCAGACGGGAAGGTTCATGAGATTTGGCTTGGTAAGGAGAAGTCGTCGTTTGGTTTGACGATAGGGTGGTGGAGGTTCGTGGTAGAGTATTGGCTCAAGGAGTGGTGTAACTTCGTCACGGTTTGGATGTTTAGGCACAGAGACACTCAGCGGATTTGCTTAGCTATTGATGTCACAACGTTTGCGTTCAGGAAACAGGTTAGTAAGAGGATCTCTGATGCTGCTTTCGAGGATTCTGATTAG
- the LOC111212016 gene encoding probable methyltransferase PMT11 produces MKPFATNRDLLKTPALIKISAVILATAAFFYLGKHLSDDGYKQLVFFSSSENSIPEVSISPNSNKTFNLSSIIPPNHTDIETAQPIPSPVTATEASPPPPPPPIPSPPPPATIRTFGVLDANGVMSDDFEVGEVEEDEAIEEEESGNKTEIVQLRNDGVSKPRVRVKKFAMCRESMREYIPCLDNADAIKKLRSTERGEKFERHCPVKGRGLNCLVPPPKGYRQPIPWPRSRDEVWFSNVPHTRLVEDKGGQNWISRDPRDKSKFKFPGGGTQFIHGADEYLDQISKMVSVITFGKRIRVALDVGCGVASFGAYLLSRNVLTMSVAPKDVHENQIQFALERGVPAMAAAFATRRLLYPSQAFDLIHCSRCRINWTRDDGILLLEINRMLRAGGFFAWAAQPVYKHEAALEEQWTEMLNLTTSLCWKLVKKEGYIAIWQKPLNNNCYLSREAGTKPPLCDESDDPDNVWYTNLKPCISRIPENGSGGSVPSWPARLHTPPDRLQTITFDSYIARKELFKAESRFWNEIVGGYIRALKWRKMKLRNVLDMRAGFGGFAAALNDHKLDCWVLSVVPISGPNTLPVIYDRGLLGVMHDWCEPFDTYPRTYDFLHASGLFSVERKRCEMSTILLEMDRILRPGGRAYIRETIDVMDEIQEITKAMGWRTSLRDTSEGPHSSYRILTCEKRLPRA; encoded by the exons ATGAAACCCTTCGCGACCAATCGCGATCTCCTCAAAACCCCCGCGCTCATCAAGATCTCCGCCGTTATTCTCGCCACCGCCGCCTTCTTCTACTTGGGCAAGCATTTATCCGACGACGGCTACAAGCAGCtcgtcttcttctcctcctcggAAAACTCGATCCCGGAAGTCTCAATCTCCCCCAACAGCAACAAAACCTTCAATCTATCCTCGATCATCCCTCCCAATCACACCGATATCGAAACAGCACAGCCGATTCCCTCGCCAGTGACGGCGACGGAGGCTagtcctcctcctccgcctccgCCGATTCCTTCTCCGCCTCCGCCTGCTACGATCCGGACCTTCGGGGTACTCGATGCGAACGGCGTGATGTCCGACGATTTCGAGGTAGGTGAGGTCGAGGAGGACGAAGCTATCGAAGAAGAAGAGTCGGGGAACAAGACGGAGATCGTGCAGTTGAGAAACGACGGCGTATCGAAACCTAGGGTTAGGGTTAAGAAATTCGCGATGTGTCGCGAGAGTATGAGAGAGTATATACCTTGTTTGGATAACGCTGATGCGATTAAGAAGCTTAGATCGACGGAGCGTGGAGAGAAGTTCGAGCGTCATTGCCCTGTGAAAGGCAGAGGGTTGAATTGCTTGGTGCCGCCTCCTAAGGGTTATCGTCAGCCTATTCCATGGCCTAGAAGCCGTGACGAG GTGTGGTTCAGCAATGTTCCTCATACTCGGCTTGTTGAAGATAAAGGTGGACAAAACTGGATTTCACGAGATCCACGAGACAAGAGCAAGTTTAAGTTTCCTGGTGGCGGCACACAGTTTATTCACGGAGCTGACGAGTACTTGGACCAGATCTCTAAG ATGGTTTCTGTTATCACGTTTGGCAAGCGTATTCGGGTTGCGTTGGATGTTGGTTGTGGTGTGGCGAGTTTTGGCGCTTACCTATTGTCACGCAATGTTTTGACGATGTCTGTTGCGCCAAAAGATGTCCACGAGAACCAGATTCAGTTTGCTCTTGAGCGTGGTGTGCCTGCTATGGCGGCAGCATTTGCTACTAGGCGTTTGTTATATCCAAGCCAAGcgtttgatcttattcattgtTCTAGGTGTAGGATTAACTGGACTCGTGATG ATGGGATTTTGCTCCTTGAGATCAATAGAATGCTGCGGGCTGGAGGGTTTTTTGCTTGGGCTGCACAACCTGTTTACAAGCATGAGGCGGCTTTGGAAGAACAGTGGACAG AAATGCTGAATCTCACGACTAGCCTTTGCTGGAAACTAGTAAAGAAGGAAGGATACATTGCAATCTGGCAGAAACCCCTTAACAACAATTGTTATTTGAGTCGTGAGGCTGGAACCAAACCTCCTCTTTGCGATGAATCTGATGACCCCGATAATGTTTG GTACACAAACCTGAAACCTTGTATCAGTCGCATACCTGAGAATGGATCTGGAGGCAGTGTTCCTTCATGGCCTGCCCGTCTCCACACTCCACCCGATAGGCTACAGACCATAACATTTGATTCCTACATTGCTAGGAAAGAACTATTCAAGGCAGAGTCAAGATTCTGGAATGAAATAGTTGGGGGTTATATCCGTGCCTTAAAGTGGAGAAAGATGAAACTAAGAAACGTTTTGGACATGAGAGCAGGCTTTGGCGG ATTTGCAGCTGCACTAAATGATCATAAACTCGATTGCTGGGTTCTCAGTGTAGTTCCTATCAGCGGGCCTAACACATTGCCCGTCATTTATGATCGTGGGCTATTAGGAGTAATGCACGATTG GTGTGAACCATTTGATACATACCCGAGGACATATGACTTCTTACATGCCTCAGGACTCTTCTCAGTCGAAAGAAAAAG ATGCGAGATGTCAACCATCTTGTTAGAGATGGACCGGATATTGAGACCGGGAGGGCGAGCATACATTAGGGAGACAATAGATGTAATGGATGAAATTCAAGAGATCACAAAGGCAATGGGTTGGCGTACATCTCTGCGTGACACATCCGAGGGTCCTCACTCAAGTTACAGGATTCTAACATGCGAGAAGCGTCTCCCTCGAGCTTAA
- the LOC111212015 gene encoding putative B3 domain-containing protein At4g03170, translating into MASSTQDEEALHCKEEDALGEEPELIDLNIEAKHEHDDKIVASESSATSEQEVKDANQEDESRGGVIMMVPSSTTTPTRSLTQEEEEAREKDARASATLVSMYYEVPPKDPSVLEIHDHQEDDSEQTMRFLTRWKAPKIPPKKIIHDRLVEQCSRPVQKQLTTSDVKERRLSLPRNKFQKLLDESEATRGRKETRVSVYGPDGEVHEMWLGDDDDDEEERSSSFELVIGWRKFVVDYELKECCDFITVWMFRHRDTQRICLAVDATRFVFRLQVSKRISEAAFEDSD; encoded by the coding sequence ATGGCGTCTTCAACGCAAGACGAAGAAGCCCTCCACTGCAAGGAAGAAGACGCACTCGGCGAAGAACCGGAGCTTATTGACCTGAACATAGAAGCCAAACACGAACACGATGACAAGATCGTGGCCTCTGAGTCATCAGCGACAAGCGAACAAGAAGTGAAAGATGCTAATCAAGAAGACGAAAGCAGAGGAGGAGTGATCATGATGGTACCTTcttcaacaacaacaccaacaaGAAGCTTAActcaagaagaggaagaggcaAGGGAAAAGGATGCTCGCGCCTCAGCAACCCTCGTGTCTATGTACTACGAAGTCCCACCTAAGGATCCATCTGTCCTCGAAATACACGATCACCAGGAAGATGACTCAGAACAAACCATGAGGTTTCTCACCCGATGGAAAGCTCCGAAGATTCCACCGAAGAAGATCATTCACGACAGGTTGGTCGAGCAATGCAGCAGACCGGTCCAAAAGCAGCTGACGACGAGCGACGTGAAAGAGAGGCGGCTGTCTTTACCGAGGAACAAGTTTCAGAAGCTTCTTGATGAGTCAGAGGCAACGCGCGGGAGAAAGGAGACTAGGGTTTCGGTTTACGGACCAGACGGGGAGGTTCATGAGATGTGgcttggtgatgatgatgatgatgaggaggagAGGTCTTCTTCGTTTGAGTTGGTGATCGGGTGGAGGAAGTTCGTCGTGGATTATGAGCTCAAGGAGTGTTGCGACTTCATCACGGTGTGGATGTTTCGGCACAGAGACACGCAACGGATTTGCTTAGCTGTTGATGCCACACGTTTTGTGTTCAGGTTACAGGTTAGTAAGAGGATCTCTGAGGCTGCTTTCGAGGATTCTGATTAG